ATTTAGAACTCATAGCCGAACGCCAGCGCGCCGCCGAACACGTACTCGGTGTTGCCACCGCCGGCCGGATTGACGATGTCGAACCTCGGCTCGACGCGGAACTTCGCGCCGTCGGCGATCGCGTAGTTGATCGCCAGCGTGATCTGATGCATCGACTGCTCGGCGCCCGTCAGGTTGGCAGGCGTGAGGGGCAGTGAAACAGCGAGGTTGCCCGGATCAAACTGCTTCGCGAACACGTAGCGGAGCGTTCCGTCCCACACATCGCTGAACACGTACTTGAGGTTCAAGAGGCCGCCCATGTACTCGGTGTTGCTGCCGCCGAACGCGTTGTCGCGGCGGAAGATGCCCTCGACGCCCAGGTTGAACGCCTCGGTGATCCACCAGCTCAGATCCAGGTCGCCCAGGTACGTGAAGTGCTTGTTGCTCAGGCGCGTCTCCGGACCGAACTGGCCGCTGATGCCGAACGTGCTCTCTGAACCCTCTTCGCCCCAGTTGAAGCCGAGGCGCATACCGAACGACGGGACATCGTTGACCTTGATGTCGCTGTCCTGCGTCAGCGTGTTGACGATGTAGAAGTGGAAGTCAACCAGGTCGCTGAACGCGTAGTAGATCTTCAGACCGGTCGTGTTCGTGGAGCGCAGGCCGGTGGAGATCACCGACTTCGAGATCGTGTCGTTGTCGATCACATCGACCGCCTCGAAGCCGATCGGGGTGTTGAAGCGGCCGAGCAGGAACTCGATGCCGTTGCCGACCGGGATGTTCGCCGTGGCGTAGGCCTGCTCGAGCACGAACCCTGCCATTCCCGCACCGCCCGAATTCACGCGCGCGAAGTCCAGATCAGCGCGCAGCCTCACGTTCTCGCCAAAGCTCTTCATGATGTCGAGCTCTACTTCGTCGACGAAGAACGAGAGATAATCTTCGCTGGGGGCCGGGATGACGCCGGGCGTATTCATGTACTTGCCCATCGGGCCGCTCGTGTAGGCGATGTCGCCGTCGAAGGTGCCGTATGTCGTGGCCTTGTTGTTGTGGTGCTGGTAGCCGCCGCCCGCCATGATGTGGCCTGCCATCTCGAAGCCGCCTGCTACGTACTTCTCCTGTGCGGAGGCGTTCGCTACAAACGCGAAGAGGCCGATCGCCAGGGCAATGGTAAACAGTTTTTTCATGTTGTTACTCTCCTTTTCCGATTTTCGCCTCCGAGGACAGGGATCATTCCCTCCCCCCGGAATGAACTGCCGAGCACAGATGCCGTACGATGTATGTGTCTTCCCGCGGAGTGGCCGTTCGGAGAGTGCACCCCCTTTCCTGGCCTGGATTTCCGCTTGGGTTCTCAAGTTTTGGAACAACCCGTCTAGCTTTTCGATTTCCCCCTGTCAACCCGAGTCCTGAAACAATGCGGCCCAGCACGGGTCGACATGATGAGCATCTACCTTGGATTTTAAAGAAAGCACTTTAGACCCGCAAGAGAAAATATATGTTAAATAAGAGTTTTTAGATTTTATACGCCGCACGCACAAGAAAACAGCTTATATGGCCCTTTTTCCCTTGACTGGACTGGCCTATGTCAATTAATTGAATAATATCATGGAGATAAATCAGAGCAAGGCCAGGGTGCTGGTCGTGGACGATGAGCCGGAGATCCACGCGGTCCTGGGAAAGTTGCTTTCA
This portion of the Pseudomonadota bacterium genome encodes:
- a CDS encoding outer membrane beta-barrel protein codes for the protein MKKLFTIALAIGLFAFVANASAQEKYVAGGFEMAGHIMAGGGYQHHNNKATTYGTFDGDIAYTSGPMGKYMNTPGVIPAPSEDYLSFFVDEVELDIMKSFGENVRLRADLDFARVNSGGAGMAGFVLEQAYATANIPVGNGIEFLLGRFNTPIGFEAVDVIDNDTISKSVISTGLRSTNTTGLKIYYAFSDLVDFHFYIVNTLTQDSDIKVNDVPSFGMRLGFNWGEEGSESTFGISGQFGPETRLSNKHFTYLGDLDLSWWITEAFNLGVEGIFRRDNAFGGSNTEYMGGLLNLKYVFSDVWDGTLRYVFAKQFDPGNLAVSLPLTPANLTGAEQSMHQITLAINYAIADGAKFRVEPRFDIVNPAGGGNTEYVFGGALAFGYEF